The following proteins are encoded in a genomic region of Aerococcaceae bacterium DSM 111021:
- a CDS encoding GHKL domain-containing protein, which yields MDFFNIFYAIVNPFYLYILWLYFTVWFGKSSATISNKLLIWLISYLAITFSFLFIQIPYITLITNLASFSLILSLFKGVLSKKILSVFILVSCLLSIEILVVSLFNNPTPTLIKQYNFQNITSLVLSYLIEYVLVKYLIRRKYNFISIYNNRLLSFSQLVIPLLTTIVFLIFIKDSSISEFQFITLALFFILINVILFELYDALSRSFNLLSEQQNFKQEQLDYANQLKMIKSHDEEWREFRHDLANRLTPLYGFVDQYPNRELQDIIFDIVPEPLKEPISKTGHIAIDSIINTKLQPASTESINLTTEIWIPKKIKIDSIDLAVLLGNLLDNAIEGCLTIQENRFIDIKLLFESNQLKLRISNSFDGEVDKQGERILSRKRNNNIHGFGLSSVQKIVNKYDGMHDIHYTHDSFSIKILLFEPVVE from the coding sequence TTGGATTTTTTTAATATTTTTTATGCAATTGTTAATCCCTTTTATCTTTACATATTATGGTTATACTTTACTGTATGGTTCGGTAAAAGTAGTGCGACAATAAGCAATAAGTTATTAATTTGGTTGATTTCATATTTAGCTATTACTTTTTCTTTCTTATTTATTCAAATACCGTATATCACTCTTATAACTAATCTAGCTAGTTTTAGCTTAATTTTGAGTTTGTTTAAGGGTGTTTTATCAAAAAAAATATTATCTGTTTTTATTTTGGTGTCTTGTTTATTAAGCATCGAAATATTAGTTGTTTCACTTTTTAATAATCCAACACCTACTTTAATAAAACAGTATAATTTTCAAAATATCACATCTCTAGTCTTAAGCTACTTAATAGAATACGTATTAGTAAAATACTTAATTCGAAGAAAATATAATTTTATTTCAATTTATAATAATCGTTTACTTTCTTTTAGCCAATTAGTCATTCCATTATTAACAACTATTGTTTTCCTTATCTTTATTAAAGATTCCTCTATTTCCGAATTTCAATTCATTACCTTAGCTCTATTTTTTATATTAATTAATGTCATTTTATTTGAATTATATGATGCTCTTTCAAGAAGTTTTAATTTATTAAGCGAACAACAAAATTTCAAACAAGAACAATTAGATTACGCTAATCAATTAAAGATGATAAAGTCTCATGATGAAGAATGGCGTGAATTTCGTCATGATTTGGCTAACCGATTAACGCCTCTGTATGGGTTTGTTGATCAATACCCTAACAGAGAATTACAAGATATTATTTTCGATATCGTTCCAGAACCACTTAAAGAACCAATAAGCAAGACAGGGCATATTGCCATAGACAGTATTATTAACACTAAACTTCAACCTGCATCTACTGAAAGTATCAATTTAACAACTGAAATATGGATACCGAAGAAAATTAAAATTGATAGCATTGATTTAGCTGTGCTATTAGGTAATTTACTTGATAATGCAATAGAAGGCTGCTTGACTATCCAAGAAAATCGATTCATTGATATCAAACTACTATTTGAATCAAATCAGCTTAAATTAAGGATCTCCAATTCTTTTGATGGTGAGGTCGATAAGCAGGGCGAGCGAATTTTGTCACGGAAAAGAAATAATAATATACATGGATTTGGCTTATCGAGTGTTCAAAAAATTGTTAATAAATATGATGGAATGCATGATATTCACTACACACATGATTCGTTTTCAATTAAAATACTTTTATTCGAACCTGTTGTTGAATAG
- a CDS encoding Gfo/Idh/MocA family oxidoreductase — protein sequence MLRVGIVGLGTISYIHQIAIQQSDLGELVAVCDINPATQQDYADFAFYSDLDEMLEQEQLDVVHVCLPHDLHKPATEVIVKHGVHVFLEKPIGTSYKEAFQLSESIKQSPAKVGVSFQNRYNNTSQKLYELIQDEEVVSVKGVVTWFRPESYYQAQPWRGQQDRAGGGVIINQAIHTLDLMQYYAGNIESGRAFLSQLLDYDVEVEDTASATFKFENNASGLFMATNAHVENSPVEVQVITKHNKYIIKGTRLYTYDRDDVLTLLAEDEKLEGYKSYYGQGHKLCVKHFYKAIIEDTNDFISIDGALETMLMVSLMQKSSQEDREVKAKELKK from the coding sequence ATTTTAAGAGTTGGCATAGTAGGGTTAGGAACAATTTCTTATATACATCAAATAGCAATTCAGCAAAGTGACTTAGGAGAATTGGTTGCTGTATGTGATATTAATCCAGCAACACAACAGGATTATGCCGACTTTGCCTTTTATTCTGACTTAGATGAGATGCTAGAGCAAGAACAACTTGATGTAGTTCACGTTTGTTTGCCGCATGATTTACACAAACCTGCGACAGAAGTAATTGTGAAACATGGCGTCCATGTGTTTTTAGAGAAGCCAATTGGGACTTCATATAAAGAAGCATTTCAGCTTTCAGAATCAATTAAGCAGAGTCCAGCTAAAGTAGGTGTAAGTTTTCAGAATCGGTATAACAATACTAGTCAAAAGTTATATGAATTAATTCAAGATGAAGAAGTTGTATCAGTAAAAGGTGTAGTAACTTGGTTTAGACCTGAGAGCTACTATCAAGCACAGCCTTGGCGCGGTCAACAAGATCGTGCCGGAGGTGGTGTGATTATTAATCAAGCCATTCATACACTCGACTTAATGCAATATTACGCAGGTAATATTGAGTCAGGACGAGCATTCTTATCTCAATTGCTCGATTATGATGTTGAAGTAGAAGATACTGCATCTGCAACATTCAAGTTTGAAAATAATGCGAGTGGATTATTCATGGCAACAAATGCCCATGTTGAAAATTCACCTGTAGAAGTTCAAGTGATTACTAAACATAACAAGTATATCATTAAAGGGACGCGTCTATATACATACGACCGAGACGATGTATTGACATTATTAGCAGAAGATGAAAAGTTAGAGGGTTATAAATCTTACTACGGACAGGGTCATAAGTTATGTGTCAAACATTTCTATAAAGCGATTATAGAAGATACGAATGATTTTATTAGTATTGACGGCGCATTAGAAACAATGTTGATGGTAAGTTTAATGCAAAAATCTTCGCAAGAAGATAGAGAAGTAAAAGCAAAGGAGCTAAAAAAATGA
- a CDS encoding TIM barrel protein → MEDKNLIMNTYVFEELMKQGQFQIEWLEKIKNLGIQTVEIRREYLRDTEELTELKEKAEELDMTLFFAVPDVLFPGVLMSKETLRQYFEEYSTLGAKQFKIVAGYDEDLNDVDIEILKSLMTEYGILHLTLENDQEDYSTPEKIKGILGKLKDAGINAGMTFDTGNFLATGQSPLESAKALKDDVTFIHMKNIKTDTKEMTLIDEGDINMFDLLAVFSEDVKRAIEYPCGDNPFETVKGEIEKLKKK, encoded by the coding sequence ATGGAAGATAAAAATTTAATTATGAATACTTATGTATTCGAAGAGCTCATGAAACAAGGACAATTCCAGATTGAATGGTTAGAAAAAATAAAAAATTTAGGTATTCAAACAGTTGAGATTCGTCGCGAGTATTTACGTGATACAGAAGAATTAACTGAATTAAAAGAAAAAGCTGAAGAATTGGATATGACTTTATTCTTTGCTGTACCTGATGTTTTATTCCCAGGCGTGTTAATGAGCAAAGAAACTTTGCGTCAGTACTTTGAAGAATATAGCACACTAGGTGCTAAACAATTCAAAATCGTTGCCGGTTATGATGAAGATTTAAATGATGTGGATATTGAAATACTTAAATCTCTAATGACAGAATACGGTATCCTACACCTTACATTAGAGAACGATCAAGAAGACTACTCAACACCAGAGAAGATAAAAGGGATTCTTGGTAAACTTAAAGACGCAGGTATTAATGCTGGAATGACTTTTGATACAGGAAACTTCTTAGCAACAGGCCAGTCCCCATTAGAAAGTGCGAAAGCATTAAAAGATGATGTCACGTTCATCCATATGAAAAATATTAAAACCGATACTAAAGAGATGACTTTGATTGATGAAGGGGATATCAATATGTTCGACCTACTAGCTGTGTTTTCAGAAGATGTAAAACGAGCAATCGAGTATCCATGTGGAGATAATCCTTTTGAGACTGTAAAAGGTGAGATTGAGAAATTGAAAAAGAAATAA
- a CDS encoding accessory gene regulator B family protein — MLKRKIINKTILMIENAYRLSDIEKECIDFGMNVVIHQIICFIIAGLIAIVFGVLIELMFVITFFIPLRIYGGGYHASRPSYCLFYSGVMFTLMSICLKFFELDYSTLHWIFIISFLVVFGIVHQWIKIFVKNLVFIENTNQIKIILLVMLIIYVIAFFIGKKHIMQYITLALNANVILLVMGIRNQILNLFKEKRTARF, encoded by the coding sequence ATGTTAAAAAGAAAAATTATCAACAAGACAATATTAATGATTGAGAATGCTTATAGGTTATCAGATATTGAAAAAGAATGTATTGATTTTGGAATGAATGTAGTAATACATCAAATTATATGCTTCATAATAGCTGGGTTAATTGCTATTGTGTTTGGCGTATTAATAGAATTAATGTTTGTTATTACCTTTTTCATTCCTCTAAGAATTTATGGTGGTGGATATCATGCAAGCAGACCAAGTTATTGTTTGTTTTATTCAGGAGTGATGTTTACATTAATGTCGATTTGTCTAAAGTTTTTCGAATTGGATTACTCAACCCTTCATTGGATTTTTATTATATCTTTCTTAGTAGTGTTTGGAATTGTACATCAATGGATAAAAATATTTGTTAAGAATCTCGTTTTTATCGAGAATACTAATCAAATTAAAATCATTCTATTAGTTATGTTAATTATTTATGTAATTGCTTTTTTTATAGGTAAGAAACATATCATGCAATATATAACATTAGCACTGAATGCCAATGTAATATTACTAGTTATGGGAATTAGAAATCAAATTCTGAATTTATTTAAGGAAAAGCGGACTGCTAGATTTTAA
- the phnE gene encoding phosphonate ABC transporter, permease protein PhnE produces MKLKQTIHDNLFKHMGLTFLIIILFLGAGTVIDADWTEVMENHRQATIFLQGFLQPEWSYINQLVEPMIETILMSVSGTFLGVVFAIPAAFLGTYIVTRNYIITYIFRSFFSLIRTVPNLLLAALFVAIIGIGELTGVLTIAVFTFGMVSQLIFANIETIDDGPIEADESIGATRFQIAVNSIWPQVSQSVYAYALYAFEVNIRASVVLGYVGAGGIGVMLNTALSFMQFGRVSLIIIIILVLVSATNWISEYIRREVI; encoded by the coding sequence ATGAAATTAAAACAAACCATTCATGATAATTTGTTCAAACACATGGGCTTAACATTCTTGATTATTATTCTCTTTTTAGGTGCTGGAACAGTCATTGATGCTGATTGGACTGAAGTGATGGAGAATCACCGACAAGCAACGATTTTTCTTCAGGGGTTCTTACAACCTGAGTGGAGTTACATTAATCAGTTGGTTGAACCGATGATTGAGACTATATTAATGTCAGTTTCAGGGACATTCTTAGGCGTTGTCTTTGCGATTCCTGCAGCCTTTTTAGGCACTTATATTGTCACACGAAACTATATTATTACTTATATCTTCCGTTCATTCTTTAGTCTCATCCGAACGGTACCCAACTTACTTTTAGCCGCTTTATTTGTTGCGATTATTGGTATAGGTGAATTAACTGGGGTCTTAACGATTGCGGTGTTTACATTTGGGATGGTGTCCCAATTGATTTTTGCAAATATTGAAACCATTGATGATGGACCGATTGAAGCAGATGAATCTATTGGTGCAACGCGTTTCCAAATCGCCGTGAACTCTATTTGGCCCCAAGTATCACAAAGTGTCTATGCATACGCCTTGTATGCCTTTGAAGTGAATATACGCGCTTCTGTTGTCTTGGGTTACGTTGGTGCTGGAGGTATTGGTGTGATGTTAAATACTGCTTTAAGCTTTATGCAGTTTGGTCGAGTGAGTTTAATCATCATTATTATTCTAGTTTTAGTGTCAGCAACAAATTGGATTAGTGAATATATTCGACGGGAGGTTATCTAA
- the phnE gene encoding phosphonate ABC transporter, permease protein PhnE gives MTKKKLINYSLLIILVLLVVYSFIRLDYSNIVNLQFNHVWNIFISLLQPDISYVYDGSSEDLIHLMFETVVIAFYGTILGSVLSLPFILLSAKSIWGRFQIIPTLSRGLLNLLRSIPALIYAILFVRVVGPGPFAGALALGVQLIGMLGKLVSEELDRVDETPVEAVVAAGSTNMQSFQYARLPQVVPIAASHILNHFEINVRSATTLGLVGAGGIGAPIIFALQQRNWARVSIILIGIIMVVVLIDLFSTAIRKKLR, from the coding sequence ATGACTAAAAAGAAACTGATTAATTATAGTCTACTGATTATCCTTGTTCTCCTGGTCGTTTACTCATTCATACGTTTAGACTACTCAAATATTGTTAACTTACAGTTTAATCATGTTTGGAATATCTTTATTAGTTTACTGCAACCAGATATAAGCTATGTATATGATGGCTCAAGCGAAGATTTAATCCATCTAATGTTTGAAACCGTTGTGATTGCTTTTTATGGAACCATTTTAGGATCGGTTCTATCTCTACCATTTATCTTACTGAGTGCCAAGTCTATTTGGGGGCGATTCCAAATAATTCCAACGTTGAGTCGAGGATTATTGAATTTACTCCGCTCAATTCCAGCTTTAATCTATGCTATCCTATTCGTAAGAGTAGTTGGACCAGGTCCATTTGCTGGAGCGTTGGCTTTAGGTGTTCAATTAATTGGTATGCTTGGTAAATTAGTGAGTGAAGAATTAGACCGAGTAGACGAAACTCCTGTTGAAGCGGTTGTAGCTGCTGGTTCGACGAATATGCAGTCCTTTCAATATGCAAGACTGCCACAAGTCGTACCAATCGCAGCTTCTCATATTCTCAACCACTTTGAAATCAATGTTCGAAGCGCTACGACACTTGGATTAGTTGGTGCCGGAGGTATCGGAGCCCCAATTATATTCGCCCTACAACAACGTAATTGGGCACGTGTTAGTATTATATTAATTGGAATTATAATGGTTGTCGTATTGATTGATTTATTCAGTACAGCTATTCGAAAGAAATTACGTTAG
- a CDS encoding Gfo/Idh/MocA family oxidoreductase encodes MEQVKLGIIGYGQQGGFYGSLVAEGKVENMTVVAVTDIDEAKDEKIKADFPDAKIYRDYKEMVNSGDVDAVLTAVPHYLHPEMAIYALENGLHVLNEKPAGVYTEQVKKLNEVAESKKDELTYAIMFNQRNNPLYQKIKAIVENGEIGNIRRTNWIITTWWRPQAYYDMSAWRATWGAEGGGVLVNQAPHQLDLLQWIAGVPKSVFSNVKYGYQRDIPVEDEVTAMIDYGNGASGVFVTCTHDIIGTDRLEILGDKGKIVVEDSKTAYITRMKKSENELNKEMDFEGVKDLFMGKLDVSELWETETFTEESPWGEQHAGVLRNFAANILENEPLLAPGSEGINGVRLANAIHLSDWLGKEVTLDDFDDALYLEELNKRIANEGKFEQREA; translated from the coding sequence ATGGAACAAGTTAAGTTAGGTATTATTGGATACGGACAACAAGGTGGATTCTACGGAAGTTTAGTTGCTGAAGGTAAAGTTGAAAACATGACAGTGGTAGCGGTTACGGATATCGATGAGGCTAAAGACGAGAAGATTAAGGCTGACTTCCCTGACGCTAAAATCTATCGTGACTATAAAGAAATGGTTAATAGTGGAGATGTTGACGCAGTATTGACAGCGGTGCCACATTACCTACACCCTGAGATGGCTATTTATGCATTAGAGAATGGTTTACACGTTCTAAATGAAAAACCAGCAGGTGTTTATACAGAACAAGTTAAAAAGTTAAATGAAGTTGCAGAATCTAAAAAAGACGAATTAACTTATGCAATTATGTTCAATCAACGTAATAATCCGCTTTACCAAAAGATTAAAGCAATTGTAGAGAACGGCGAAATCGGAAATATTCGTCGGACGAATTGGATTATTACAACATGGTGGAGACCACAAGCGTATTATGATATGAGTGCATGGCGTGCAACGTGGGGAGCTGAAGGTGGGGGAGTCTTAGTAAACCAAGCACCTCACCAACTAGACTTATTACAATGGATTGCTGGAGTTCCTAAATCTGTATTTAGTAACGTAAAATACGGATACCAACGTGATATCCCTGTAGAAGATGAAGTAACAGCAATGATTGATTACGGTAATGGTGCATCAGGTGTATTCGTTACATGTACGCATGATATTATCGGAACAGACCGTTTAGAAATTCTTGGAGACAAAGGTAAAATTGTTGTAGAAGATAGTAAAACGGCATACATTACACGTATGAAGAAATCAGAAAATGAATTAAACAAAGAAATGGACTTTGAAGGTGTTAAAGATTTATTCATGGGTAAATTAGATGTATCTGAACTTTGGGAAACAGAAACATTTACTGAAGAATCACCATGGGGAGAGCAACATGCTGGCGTATTAAGAAACTTCGCAGCAAACATCTTAGAAAACGAGCCATTATTAGCACCAGGATCTGAAGGAATTAACGGCGTTCGTCTAGCGAATGCAATTCATTTATCAGACTGGTTAGGTAAAGAAGTAACATTAGATGACTTTGATGATGCATTATACTTAGAAGAATTAAACAAACGCATCGCAAACGAAGGGAAATTCGAACAACGCGAAGCATAA
- a CDS encoding bifunctional metallophosphatase/5'-nucleotidase — translation MKNVSILATTDVHGYVDEGLANLKQVREDLKASLLIDNGDFLIGSSLATYGYRQSEYTPLVELANEIGYDIMIPGNHDLDFGLEWLLKQVSKLDAEYVCANLYDNQGQLIFKPYTTKTINGVKIAVIGLLTGACSQLATHSSVLDVVVKPPINELNSLITQVKQESDLIIVAYHGGLTNHPSTGDLWTYPSREDEAYQLMEQFPDINSLICGHQHFVNVGIHPSNIALIQPGTQGKVAGYQEFSFADEKSVTIVDNKIIQLNAQKMSFDTRSDYEDWIETPVDLAKVAEYITENFPADFHILNYTAQTLDDLIADTQGPFPLSRYYLSGEELADHLDLEGIIDTSKNYNVIASPGILPDYRIREQYLIPLFDEIVKYQAY, via the coding sequence ATGAAGAATGTATCAATACTCGCAACAACGGATGTACATGGATATGTTGATGAAGGCTTAGCGAATCTTAAACAAGTTAGGGAAGATTTGAAAGCAAGCTTACTCATCGATAATGGAGACTTTCTTATTGGTAGTTCTTTAGCTACTTATGGCTACAGGCAAAGTGAATATACTCCTTTAGTAGAACTAGCTAATGAGATAGGTTATGACATTATGATTCCAGGTAATCATGATTTAGATTTTGGTTTAGAATGGCTGCTTAAACAAGTGAGTAAACTTGATGCTGAATATGTATGTGCTAATTTATATGATAATCAAGGTCAGTTAATATTTAAACCCTATACAACCAAGACGATTAACGGTGTAAAGATTGCTGTCATAGGACTTCTTACTGGTGCATGCAGTCAATTAGCTACACATTCGTCAGTATTAGATGTGGTGGTTAAACCACCGATCAATGAATTGAATAGTTTAATCACCCAAGTTAAACAAGAGTCTGATCTTATTATTGTTGCTTATCATGGCGGATTAACGAATCATCCGTCGACCGGAGACCTTTGGACTTATCCTTCTCGAGAAGATGAAGCGTATCAGCTTATGGAACAATTTCCAGATATCAATAGTTTAATTTGTGGCCATCAACATTTTGTAAATGTTGGTATCCACCCAAGTAATATTGCATTGATTCAACCTGGTACACAAGGTAAAGTGGCTGGTTATCAAGAATTTAGCTTTGCTGACGAAAAATCAGTGACAATTGTAGATAATAAAATCATTCAACTGAATGCTCAGAAGATGTCTTTTGATACCCGCTCTGATTATGAAGATTGGATAGAGACACCAGTGGATTTAGCAAAAGTGGCTGAATATATTACGGAAAATTTTCCAGCTGACTTTCATATTTTAAATTATACAGCTCAAACTTTAGATGATTTAATCGCTGATACTCAAGGTCCTTTCCCATTAAGTCGTTATTATTTATCAGGAGAAGAATTAGCTGATCACTTGGATTTAGAAGGTATCATTGATACTTCTAAAAATTATAACGTCATAGCCTCTCCAGGAATATTACCTGATTATCGTATTCGAGAGCAGTATTTAATTCCATTGTTTGATGAAATTGTTAAATATCAAGCGTATTAA
- a CDS encoding phosphate/phosphite/phosphonate ABC transporter substrate-binding protein, with amino-acid sequence MFKKIKTLLLSSLVLGGLVGAVQPNQAVVAQEEEALEVQFVPTNNDGSMEARAQPLADLLSEQLGREVNVTLATDYTTIVQAMASGQVDLGIMPPAAYVQARSLGSAEAILTSVLGAFDNETGLPVEGETSGSFQGEILVRADSDMEELTDLVGKNIATLSPNSASGYIYPVAEMIEAGIDVTSDVTLTTVNDIPSEITAVLNGQQDAAFVFEGARVVFGGAFPDNDLMEELKVLYLTDGEIPNDAIAVQPDMDEELREAIKEAFLTMADSEEGLEIMSLWGHQGYTEVDESVYDQIAEYTEIAAQ; translated from the coding sequence ATGTTTAAGAAAATCAAAACACTTTTATTAAGTAGTTTAGTATTAGGGGGCTTAGTGGGTGCTGTTCAACCTAATCAAGCTGTTGTTGCTCAAGAAGAAGAGGCTCTAGAAGTTCAATTCGTTCCGACAAATAACGATGGCTCAATGGAAGCTCGTGCACAACCTCTTGCTGATTTATTATCAGAGCAATTAGGTCGTGAAGTAAATGTTACTTTAGCAACTGACTATACTACGATTGTACAAGCGATGGCATCGGGGCAAGTAGACTTAGGCATTATGCCACCTGCTGCTTATGTTCAAGCACGTAGCCTAGGTTCAGCTGAAGCAATATTAACATCTGTATTAGGGGCCTTCGATAATGAAACAGGTTTACCAGTTGAAGGTGAGACGTCAGGTTCATTCCAAGGTGAGATTCTAGTTCGTGCTGATAGCGATATGGAAGAATTAACTGACTTAGTTGGTAAAAACATCGCAACATTAAGCCCTAACTCAGCATCCGGCTATATCTATCCAGTAGCAGAAATGATTGAAGCTGGTATTGATGTAACAAGTGACGTGACACTAACAACAGTTAATGACATCCCAAGTGAAATTACAGCTGTATTAAATGGCCAACAAGATGCCGCATTCGTATTCGAAGGTGCGCGTGTTGTATTCGGTGGTGCTTTCCCAGATAACGACTTAATGGAAGAATTAAAAGTTCTTTACTTAACTGACGGTGAGATTCCTAACGATGCAATCGCTGTTCAACCCGATATGGATGAAGAACTACGCGAAGCAATCAAAGAAGCTTTCTTAACAATGGCAGATTCAGAAGAAGGTCTTGAAATTATGTCACTATGGGGCCACCAAGGCTATACTGAAGTGGATGAGTCAGTCTATGATCAAATCGCAGAATACACTGAAATTGCTGCTCAATAA
- a CDS encoding ATP-binding cassette domain-containing protein, whose product MEQLIVKNVSQKFKDKELFSDVNLELSSGHIYGLVGDNGSGKTILMKSILGLIPLNTGEIWMDSDRIGKDIEFSLNTGFLIEIPSFILDYNQYQNLKLLSDINGKIEKQGILNAIESVGLDPNNKEKVRNFSLGMKQRLGVAQAIMENPELLILDEPMNSLDKSGVILIRELIMSLKQEGRIILITSHNSEDIDYLCDYVFEIKEGSIQQSF is encoded by the coding sequence ATGGAACAACTAATAGTTAAGAATGTGAGTCAGAAATTTAAAGATAAAGAGTTATTTTCAGATGTTAATTTAGAACTTTCCTCCGGACATATATATGGGTTAGTTGGGGATAATGGTAGCGGAAAAACAATTTTAATGAAATCGATTCTAGGTCTTATACCATTAAATACCGGTGAAATATGGATGGATTCCGATAGAATTGGAAAAGACATTGAATTCTCTTTAAACACTGGTTTTTTAATCGAGATACCTTCTTTTATTCTAGATTATAATCAATATCAGAACTTAAAATTACTCTCAGATATAAATGGGAAGATTGAAAAACAAGGTATTCTTAATGCGATAGAATCTGTTGGCTTAGATCCAAATAATAAAGAGAAAGTTAGAAACTTTTCTTTAGGAATGAAGCAGAGGCTAGGTGTGGCACAAGCAATTATGGAAAATCCAGAATTACTGATTTTAGATGAGCCCATGAATAGCCTTGATAAAAGCGGTGTTATTTTAATTAGGGAACTTATTATGAGTTTAAAGCAAGAAGGTAGAATAATTTTAATAACATCACATAATTCAGAAGATATTGATTACTTATGTGATTATGTCTTTGAAATAAAAGAGGGAAGTATTCAACAATCATTTTAA
- the phnC gene encoding phosphonate ABC transporter ATP-binding protein: protein MIEFKNVSKVFDNGVVGLNTINLTIDSGEFVCIIGLSGAGKSTLLRSLNRLNNITQGDISINGESITQANAKDLRKMRRNIGMIFQQFNLVRKNTVQKNVISGRLGYYNNWQTLLGLFSKEDYDRTEKALEKVGLADKLKVRSDSLSGGQQQRVSIARTIVQEAELILADEPVSALDPVTSETVMNDFKRLNEESNRTIIINIHSVPLARKYASRIIGMRDGEIVFDGPASEATDAKLSEIYGKAIFETEKEARQEAIEARIESDVQQEIQEETNI from the coding sequence ATGATAGAATTTAAAAATGTGTCAAAAGTATTCGACAATGGTGTTGTTGGATTAAACACTATTAATCTAACAATTGATAGTGGAGAATTTGTTTGTATTATTGGTTTAAGTGGCGCAGGGAAAAGCACTTTACTGCGGAGTTTAAATCGGTTAAACAACATTACTCAAGGTGATATCTCTATTAATGGAGAATCCATCACACAAGCCAATGCAAAAGATTTACGTAAGATGCGCAGGAATATCGGTATGATTTTCCAACAATTTAACTTAGTACGTAAAAATACCGTTCAAAAGAATGTTATTTCAGGTAGATTGGGCTACTACAATAACTGGCAAACTCTACTTGGTCTCTTCTCTAAAGAAGATTATGATCGAACTGAGAAAGCTTTAGAAAAAGTCGGGTTAGCTGATAAACTAAAAGTTCGTAGCGATTCCTTAAGTGGAGGGCAACAACAACGTGTATCCATCGCTAGAACAATTGTCCAAGAAGCTGAACTAATTCTAGCAGATGAACCTGTATCTGCCTTAGATCCTGTTACGTCTGAAACAGTCATGAATGACTTCAAGCGCTTAAACGAAGAATCAAATCGCACAATCATTATTAATATCCACTCAGTGCCCTTAGCTCGTAAATATGCTTCACGTATTATTGGGATGCGAGACGGCGAGATTGTCTTTGATGGACCCGCTTCAGAAGCTACCGATGCTAAACTTAGTGAAATCTATGGTAAAGCTATCTTTGAAACTGAAAAAGAAGCTCGTCAAGAAGCAATAGAGGCACGTATTGAAAGCGACGTTCAACAAGAAATTCAAGAAGAAACAAACATATAG